Proteins encoded within one genomic window of Solibaculum mannosilyticum:
- a CDS encoding SDR family NAD(P)-dependent oxidoreductase: MKALITGASSGIGRDMARSLSRRGADLVLVARRVDRMEQLKEELDTDVQIIGADLSQSQACFDLYEGLKDQGIDIVINNAGFGLFGAFDKTDLHRELEMIDTNIRAVHILTKLFLRDFVKQDHGYLLNVASSAAFLPGPLLSTYYATKSYVLRLTEAVYEELRRKGSRVGISVLCPGPVQTEFNEVAHGQFSIKGLSSQRVAEYAVRKMLQKDLVILPGGLMKATRFAERFFSEKMLLRMCYHMQKRKIKP; this comes from the coding sequence ATGAAAGCATTGATTACCGGTGCGAGTTCCGGCATTGGGCGCGATATGGCCCGGTCGCTGAGCCGGAGGGGAGCGGATCTGGTACTGGTGGCCCGACGGGTGGACCGGATGGAACAACTGAAAGAAGAGCTTGACACAGATGTCCAAATCATCGGCGCAGACTTATCCCAGAGCCAGGCCTGCTTTGACCTTTACGAAGGACTCAAGGATCAGGGGATCGATATTGTCATCAACAATGCGGGTTTTGGACTGTTCGGCGCCTTTGACAAAACCGACCTTCACCGGGAACTGGAGATGATCGATACCAATATCCGCGCGGTGCATATCCTGACGAAACTCTTTTTGCGGGACTTTGTCAAGCAGGATCACGGATATTTATTAAATGTAGCTTCATCGGCAGCCTTTTTGCCGGGTCCGCTTTTATCCACCTACTACGCGACGAAGTCTTACGTCCTGCGGCTGACCGAAGCGGTGTACGAGGAACTGCGTCGAAAGGGCAGCCGTGTGGGGATCAGCGTACTGTGTCCCGGGCCGGTGCAGACCGAATTTAACGAAGTGGCCCATGGACAGTTTAGCATCAAAGGATTGAGCAGCCAGAGGGTGGCGGAATACGCCGTGCGGAAAATGCTGCAAAAGGACTTGGTAATTCTCCCGGGCGGACTGATGAAGGCAACCCGATTTGCCGAACGGTTTTTCTCAGAAAAGATGTTGCTTCGCATGTGTTATCACATGCAGAAGCGCAAAATAAAACCTTAA
- a CDS encoding polysaccharide deacetylase family protein gives MKDRKKWSIFSIVMAVAVVAIVLSVVMMNLPIAQSEPEDNHVRYSYQAVSQQDLAQKMSIQSDIHYGEAYPMGVSYPETSSQKVNDQIKSFVDSQVEQFQTAIASSSSDQPTGSSTELNIDYELSSFNEDIVSVLFHVRQNGGDSSRDGLTAMTFHLETGQRMNLSDFFQEDSGYEQYLLDKVQHSLQDQKVLDKKEKGPVSVDQLQNFMLDGDQITFYFTPGSVADSSFGQLQVSIPLRLMHSFSYFQFDDDGTSVSSQPEAYPAVTQPETPQASVGTKQIALTFDDGPYKNTEKVLDLLDQYNAKATFFVVGNRVEYFPETIRRMVSSGHCIGNHTYSHKRLDNLSPAQVSEQLTKTNEAVKEITGGYVPQYVRPPYGFFDHNIKTIDGMPMIMWTVDPGDWSLQDTGKIAQGVIENAKDGDIVILHEQLTQSVEATEIILQELTAQGFSFVTVDQLMDK, from the coding sequence ATGAAAGATAGAAAAAAATGGAGTATATTTTCCATTGTAATGGCAGTGGCCGTCGTGGCCATCGTGCTGAGCGTCGTGATGATGAACCTGCCTATAGCACAGTCCGAACCAGAGGATAATCATGTCCGTTATTCTTATCAGGCGGTGTCGCAGCAGGACCTGGCCCAAAAGATGAGCATCCAATCGGACATTCATTATGGAGAGGCGTATCCCATGGGGGTATCCTATCCGGAGACGTCCAGCCAGAAGGTCAACGACCAGATCAAATCGTTTGTAGATTCCCAAGTAGAACAGTTCCAGACGGCCATTGCATCGTCGTCCTCGGACCAGCCGACGGGCAGCAGTACCGAACTCAACATCGACTATGAACTTTCCAGTTTCAATGAAGACATCGTCAGCGTGCTGTTTCATGTCCGTCAAAACGGCGGGGATTCCTCCCGGGATGGGCTGACCGCTATGACCTTTCACCTGGAAACCGGACAGCGTATGAACCTCAGCGACTTTTTCCAGGAAGACAGCGGATATGAGCAGTATCTATTGGACAAAGTCCAACACAGCCTACAGGATCAAAAAGTGCTGGATAAAAAGGAAAAAGGGCCGGTATCTGTGGATCAGCTCCAAAACTTCATGCTGGACGGGGACCAGATCACCTTTTATTTTACCCCAGGTTCGGTGGCGGATTCCTCTTTCGGACAGCTTCAAGTTTCCATCCCGCTGCGCCTGATGCACAGTTTTTCCTATTTTCAGTTTGACGACGATGGGACGTCGGTATCCTCCCAGCCGGAGGCATATCCCGCCGTCACCCAGCCGGAAACGCCTCAGGCTTCCGTCGGCACAAAACAGATCGCCCTGACGTTTGACGACGGCCCCTATAAGAACACCGAAAAAGTGCTGGATCTTCTGGATCAGTACAATGCAAAAGCCACCTTTTTTGTGGTGGGCAACCGGGTGGAGTATTTTCCGGAGACCATCCGCCGCATGGTTTCCTCCGGCCACTGCATCGGCAACCACACCTACAGCCACAAACGGCTGGATAATCTGAGTCCCGCCCAGGTATCGGAGCAGCTGACCAAGACCAATGAGGCGGTCAAAGAGATCACCGGCGGCTATGTACCCCAGTATGTCCGCCCGCCCTACGGCTTTTTTGATCACAACATCAAGACCATCGACGGCATGCCCATGATCATGTGGACAGTGGATCCCGGGGACTGGTCGCTGCAGGACACCGGAAAGATCGCCCAAGGGGTGATTGAAAACGCCAAGGACGGCGATATCGTGATTCTGCATGAGCAGCTGACCCAAAGCGTCGAGGCCACTGAGATCATCCTTCAGGAACTGACGGCTCAAGGATTCAGCTTTGTCACGGTGGACCAGCTGATGGATAAATAA